TCGCGCTCTCGTAGTTCGACAGGTTGAACTGCTGGTCCTGGAGGGCGTGGGTCAGCTCGTGGCCGAGTACGATCTCGTCGAGCTCGAGTCGGTCGGGCGTGTTCGAGACGATGACGATGCGGTCGGTCGAGGGCTCGTAGTAGCCCTCGACGCTACCGCCGTAGATCGACTGGAGTTCCGTCGTCGCGTTGGTCTCAGCGTCGACCATAAACAGCGCCTCGTAGGTGACGTTTTGGGCGCGCTGCTGGCTCTCGTTCGAGCCGACGAAGGCGCTGTCCCGGGACTGGAACTCCTCGCGGGAGATTTCCTCCACCGGCACGTCGTTCTCGAAGGTCAGCCCGCGAATCTTCTCGACGCGGGCCATCGACCGGTAGACGACCGCTTCGAGCTCGTCGTCCTCGACGACGGCGTCGTCCTGCTCGTCGACCGGGAGGTCGTCGTCGTACCAGTAGCCCTCGACGTAGCCGACGGTCCCCGCGGTGGTCGGATCGTCGGCTCGGTCGGCGCCGTCGGGCGACTCGTTCGCGAACAGCGGCGGGGTGGCGCCGGCCGCGACTGCGACTAGTGCGAGCGCCGCGACCACGACCAGTGCGGCGGCGACTCGCGTCGGAGGGGTCCTCATTACGAGCGGATGGTTTGCCGTACGGCGGCGAGCGCAAAAAGCCCGCTGATCGGAACGGTTCCGGCACTCGAAGGCCGTCCCCGCCGCGAACTTTTTACGAAGGCATCCGTAGGTTTACATATGCACCTCGAGCCAGACAGCACGGCGGTCGTGGTCGTCGACATGCAAAACGGGTTCTGTCACCCCGACGGCTCGCTGTACGCGCCCGGCAGCGAGGCGGTGATCGAGCCGATCGCCGACCTCGTCGAGCGGGGCCGGGAGGTCGGCGCGCAGGTGATCTTCACGCGGGACGTCCACCCGCCCGAGCAGTTCGAGGACGCCCACTACTACGACGAGTTCGACCAGTGGGGCGAACACGTCCTCGAGGGCTCCTGGGATGCCGAGATCGTCGACGAACTGCCCGTCGAGGAGGCAGACCACGTCGTCGAGAAACACACCTACGACGCCTTCCACAACACCGAACTCGAGGGCTGGCTGAACGCCCGCGGGATCGACGACCTCGTCATCTGCGGCACGCTCGCGAACGTCTGCGTGCTCCACACCGCCGGCAGCGCCGGCGTACGGGACTTCCGGCCGATCATGGTCGAAGACTGCATCGGCGCCATCGAGGACGAACACAAGGAGTACGCCATCGACCACGCCGGCTGGCTGTTCGGCGAGGTCCGCGAGATGGACGACCTCGAGTTCGCGAGCGCGTGACCGGACCCTCGACGGCAAGTCTGACGGAACTCGCCGACTCGAAGCGGGAGTCGAAGGGGAGCGTTTTCAACGTCCCGTCCCAACGGCGTAGTATGAGTGATGTTCGACTCGCTCGGGCCGATCGACTCGAGCGACCGGTCGCGACGCGAGCGGGTGAGGGCGCATGAACGCCCGCCGGCTCCGAACGATGTACGTGTTCGGGATCCTGCTGAACGCGGTCGCGCTGATTTACGCGGCCATGGACGGGGCGATACTGTTCGCGGTGACGTTCGGGATCGTCATGGTCTACCTCGGCGTCCGGTACTGGATGGTCTCGACCGCTTGAGAGCCCCGTCGCGACGCCGAACCCGGGTCGGATCTCGAGTGCGAGTCGGCCGGTTCGCTCGGTCGGAAGACCTCGTTTCGGGCGCGGACACCCCTCACTCCCGCTCCGGTCGGAAGATGCGGAACGCGCCCTGTCCAGTCGCGACCTCTTTGGTTTCGCCGTCGGGGCCGGTGCTCTCGACGGTGATTTCGCTGACGCCGACGCTGCCGCCGACCCTGATCACGTCCGCCGTCGCCGACAGATCGCCCGTCGCGGGCCGGAGGTAGTTGACGTTCAGGTTGATCGTCGCGATCCGGGCCCCGAACGGCTCGTCCAGTTTCGTTCGGAGCACGAGTCCTCCGGCCGTGTCGATCAGCGTCGCGGCGATGCCGCCGTGGATGTCGGCTCGCTCGTCCGGTCCGGTATCCGGCCGCGTGTTGCTCAGTTTCTCGTCGTAGGGCAGCGAGAGCGTCATCGTCCCGTCGCCGACGTCGTCGACGCGCGTCCCGATCCACGAGAGGAACTCCTGGTGTTCGTCGATGAAGTACTGGATCATCTCCTCGAGGTCGTCGAACCGCTCCATCACCGTCCGCATGTCGTCGGTCATGTACACTCCTGTCCCTCCGACGGCCTTTACCGCTGTGTTTCTCGCCGTCCCCGTTGTCGACAGTTCACTCGACTCGCAAGCGTGGCGTCTACGGTGCGCAGGTCGCTACTCGAGAACGAGCGTAACTGCCGGTGAGACAAGTGACCGACGAGAGCCCCGAATACGACGTCGACTTCCGTGACCGGCCAGAGCAGTACGAGATCGGTCGCGGCGAGCAAGGCGTGTTCAAGGTCGAACCGTATAAGAGCGAACTTCTCCCGCTGTGGTCGTATCGGGACGCGGATGCCGCCCGCGAGTCCGCGCCGTCGATTTACGAGCAGTACGAACGGTACCGCAAGAACGACGACTTCCCGGGGATGGATATGGCCCGAAAGTACCTCCAGATGGGTTACACGCGAGCGATGCGCTACGCGAAGTATCCGGGTGGACGGAAGTACGACGGTAACGGTGACGAACGCGAGCCACAGCGCTGGGCCGACCGCGAGAAACGCGCCGCCGCGCTCGTCTTCGAGCGGTACTGGGAGCGCGTCCGTGAAGACGACGCGTATCAGCGGGCGAAAGACGCCCATCGCGAGCGACGGTGACGGTCGCTCTAAACGCTCAAAAACGTCTTTGAGTCTACCGAAGGTGTTTATCCCCGGCGAACGGCTACTCGAGTATGACCGCTGACAGGCGACGCGTGCTGACCCTGACCGGCACCCTCCTCGCCGGCGCCGCGGGCTGTCTCGGCGATTCGGCCGACAGGGAGAATCCCGCGAACGGCGACGAAAACGGCGATGAGGCCGGCCCTCTCTTCGCGGACCGCGACGCCCCCGACTTTCCCCGCCTGGATCTCACCACCGATCCCGACCTCGAGTCCGACCGCATCGCCGAACAGATCCGCGGGAACGTCGCCGTCTCGTTCGATGTCCTCGCACAGCTTCGCGAGGCGACGCCCGACGAGAACCTGTTTTTCTCGCCGTACAGCGTCTCGGTCGCGCTGGCGATGACCTACGCGGGAGCCCGCAGCGAGACCGCCGCGGAGATGGCCGACGCCCTGCGCTACGACCTCGAGGGCGAGGCGCTCCACGCCGCCTTCGGCGCCCTCGAGGGCGAGTTCGAGCAACGGAATGAGGACGGCGAGGGAGACGGAAGCGAGGGCGACGATCTCGGATTCCAGCTCTCGAGCGCCAACGCCGTCTGGCGCGACGAAGGCTACGCGTTCGACGACGAGTACGTCGCGTTACTCGAGGCCTACTACGAGGCCGGCGACCATCTCGCCGACTTCTCGGGGAGTCCCGAGGCGGCCCGGGAGGAGATCAACGCCTGGGTCGAAGAGCGAACGAACGATCGGATCGAGGATCTGCTGCCGGCCGGGTCGATCGATCAGTCGACCCGGCTCGTCCTCACGAACGCCGTCTACTTCCTGGCCGCCTGGGAGCACGACTTCGATCCCGCCGACACGGAGCCGGCGACGTTCACCGGCCTCGACGGCAGCGAGACCGAGGTCGGGATGATGCACCAGTCGCAGGAACTGCGCTACGCCGAAATCGACGGCCACCAGCTCGTGGAACTCCCTTACGCCAACGGCGACACGAGCATGATCGTCGTCCTCCCCGCCGAGGGCGAGTTCGAATCCTTCGAAGAGTCGTTCGGCGTCGACGAGCTGGCGATCATGCTCGAGGAGACGTCCCAGCCGGAGATCGACCTCGCGCTCCCGAAGTTCGGTATCGAGTCGAAGTTCAGCCTCGTCGAGACCATGCGGGAACTGGGGATGGAGCGGGCCTTCGACGGCGGCAGCGCTGACTTCAGCGGCATGGTCGAGGACGCCGAATCGGATCTGTTCATCGACGACATCATCCACCAGAGCTTCGTCGAGGTCGACGAGGAGGGGACCGAAGCGGCGGCCGCGACGGTCGTCGCCGTAGAGGTCACCGCCGTACCAGACCGCGTCGAGATGACCGTCGATCGCCCGTTCCTCTTCTACGTCCGCGATCGGCCGACCGAGACGCCGCTGTTCGTCGGGCGCGTCGTCGACGGTGAACAGCTGCAGGGTGACTAGAGAGGCCGACCGATGTTCCACCGCTGACTGGCGAACCCTCGTGCGGCGGCGCGCGCTGGAGACCGGTCGAGCGACAGCGAGAACGGTCGCTAAAACCGTGCGAGGTCTTCGCGAACGGAGTGAGCGAATGGCTTGGAAGACGCTTCGCGTCTTTCAGTGGATGAGCGAGTGAGCGTAGCGAACGAGCGAATCGGCTGGGGAGGGTGTGGCGATTCCGTGTTGCCACGATAGCAGCGCGTTCTTCCAAACTTCCGTCTCAGTCAGAACACAACTACTCGATTCTGCACCGATTCGAGGACGCTCCCGTCACTCTCTAGCGCTCGAGCGAAGGGCGAACCCGCACCCGAACCCGCTGGCCGACCTCGAGTGGCCGATCGGGACAGATCAGCTTCGCCCCGAAGGCGGCGTCTCGAGCGCAGAACAGCGAGAGGCCGGTGATCGGCTCGCCGTTGACCGTGACGACCACGTCGTCCCAGGTGATCGTCCGTCCTCGGGCGACGCCGAGGCGGTCGCCGTTCAGGCAGACCGGAGTCGTCCCATCCTCGAGCTCCTCATCTCCGGACGTCTCGGAACCCGCCCCCGCTCGCCAGTGTAGCCCGCCGCCGTCGTAGTGTGGCAGCCCGCCGTCGAGCACGCGCCCGTTGTCGGCCCGAACGCCGACGAACGACTCGCCCGGATCGGGATGCGTCGGCGCGTCGAGGACGGCGTAGGTCTCGCCGGTCGACGCGACGGTTCCGGTGCCGTCCCACTCGAGCGGATGGAGGTCGATCCCGAGCGCGAGCGGGAGCGACCCCGACGCCCGGTGGGGGTTCTGGTCAGGACGGCGCAGGCCGACGTGGAGGTGGTTGTCGACCCACGGCGCGAAAAAGCCCGCGCGGACGAGTTCGCCCAGCGAGTCGCCGCGCTCGACGCGGTCGCCGGCTTCGACGGCGGGTTCGACATGCAGGATCCGGGCGGTCAGTCCCTCGAGGTTCCCCGGCCCGTCGCAGTCGACCAGGATCAGGTAATCGTGCTCCGGCGCGTAGGGCTTCGGCGGCGCAGTGACGGCGCGGGTCTCGCGGACGACGCCCGAAACCGGACTCGGGGCGGCGCTCGTCCGCCCGTCGCGGAGCGTTCCGGGGTAGAGATCGATCGCACACCCCTCGTCGTGGGCGGGATACGGCGAGTTGTACAGCGAGAAGCGCTGGTACTGCACCAGCAGTTCCTCGGGGAGCGTCACAGCCATCACGTGTCGACTCGGTCTGCGCGGCGAGACCGTTTAGGTTCGTCGGGTCCAATCCCGACGCGACACACGATGCGAGTGCTTCGCGGCCGCGCGGCGACGATCGAGACCGACCGCGAGATCAGCCGACGGCTCCTCTCGCTGGCCGCCGACGGCGAGCCCGCGGTGCGCGTCTGGGCGCCCCACCGACAGGTCGCCTTTGGCCGCCGGGACCGGCGGCTCGAGGGGTACGACTGCGCCTGCGAGCGGGCTCGAGCGCGCGAGTTCCCGCCGGTCGAGCGCGACGTCGGCGGTCGGGCGGTCGCCTACGACGGCGAGACGGCGCTCGCCTTCGCCCGCGCGGAACCGGTCGCGGACTTCCGGTGCGGGACCGACGATCGGTACGAACGCGCGACGGCGGCCGTTGAGGACGCGCTCAGATCGCTCGAGGGCAGTCTCGATCCCGTTCGCGGCGAGCCCGACGACTCCTTCTGTCCCGGAACGCACTCGCTGTCGCTCCCTGGTGTGAACGACGAGCCGCGAAAGGTCGTCGGCATCGCCCAGCGCGTCCGGCAGGACGCTGCCGTCGTCGCCGGCATCGTCCTCGTCGCGAATCGAGACCAGCTCGCGGCCATTCTCGAGTCGGTCTACGGCGCGCTCGAGGTCCCGTTCGATCCCGACACGGTCGGCACCGTCGCGTCGGCGAGCGGCCCGTCGGACTCCGCCGTCGTCCGCGCGGCGCTCGAGGACGCGCTGATCGGCGACGCGGCGACCGTCGCGATCGAGTCGGTCGCGGCGAGCGAGTGACCAGGAGACAACGTTTTTTCCCTCGCCGTCCACCGCCCCGAGTATGGAGACTCGAGCGCGGACGGAGGGAGATCGATGACGACAACCGACGACGCCTCGCGGTGGACGGAACTCCTCGAGGACGCGGCGGCCATCGCCGAGGAATTTCGGGACAACGGCTGGGACGCCGTCGTGTTGGAACCCGAGGCCGTCGCCCCGATCGACTGCGAGGAACGGACCGGCTTCGACGTCGGCGTCTCCGACGAGGAGTACGACCTCGTCGAGTCCCTGATCGACGGGGGGGACGTGACCGTCACCGCGGCCGACGTCTACTACCGCCCGCCCGAGTCGGGCGACGAGGGGCGGATCGCGCTCGTCGTCGAGCGCGACGAGAATACCGAAACCGCCGTTTTCGTCCCGTTGCGGTACGATCTCGAGGACGAGGCGACCCGATCGGTGTTCGAAACGGCGCTCGCGTCGGAAGAGGTGTTCGTTCACGTGACGCCGACCGAAGCGGCCGGGGCGACGACCGACGACGAACCCGCAAACTGGGTCAGTTTCACCCACAACGACCCGTCGCTGTTTCTCGAGGAAGCCGACGTGCGAAACTGGTAGA
This genomic window from Haloterrigena salifodinae contains:
- a CDS encoding serpin family protein; the protein is MTADRRRVLTLTGTLLAGAAGCLGDSADRENPANGDENGDEAGPLFADRDAPDFPRLDLTTDPDLESDRIAEQIRGNVAVSFDVLAQLREATPDENLFFSPYSVSVALAMTYAGARSETAAEMADALRYDLEGEALHAAFGALEGEFEQRNEDGEGDGSEGDDLGFQLSSANAVWRDEGYAFDDEYVALLEAYYEAGDHLADFSGSPEAAREEINAWVEERTNDRIEDLLPAGSIDQSTRLVLTNAVYFLAAWEHDFDPADTEPATFTGLDGSETEVGMMHQSQELRYAEIDGHQLVELPYANGDTSMIVVLPAEGEFESFEESFGVDELAIMLEETSQPEIDLALPKFGIESKFSLVETMRELGMERAFDGGSADFSGMVEDAESDLFIDDIIHQSFVEVDEEGTEAAAATVVAVEVTAVPDRVEMTVDRPFLFYVRDRPTETPLFVGRVVDGEQLQGD
- a CDS encoding PaaI family thioesterase, producing the protein MTDDMRTVMERFDDLEEMIQYFIDEHQEFLSWIGTRVDDVGDGTMTLSLPYDEKLSNTRPDTGPDERADIHGGIAATLIDTAGGLVLRTKLDEPFGARIATINLNVNYLRPATGDLSATADVIRVGGSVGVSEITVESTGPDGETKEVATGQGAFRIFRPERE
- a CDS encoding DUF4385 domain-containing protein; its protein translation is MTDESPEYDVDFRDRPEQYEIGRGEQGVFKVEPYKSELLPLWSYRDADAARESAPSIYEQYERYRKNDDFPGMDMARKYLQMGYTRAMRYAKYPGGRKYDGNGDEREPQRWADREKRAAALVFERYWERVREDDAYQRAKDAHRERR
- a CDS encoding cysteine hydrolase family protein, producing the protein MHLEPDSTAVVVVDMQNGFCHPDGSLYAPGSEAVIEPIADLVERGREVGAQVIFTRDVHPPEQFEDAHYYDEFDQWGEHVLEGSWDAEIVDELPVEEADHVVEKHTYDAFHNTELEGWLNARGIDDLVICGTLANVCVLHTAGSAGVRDFRPIMVEDCIGAIEDEHKEYAIDHAGWLFGEVREMDDLEFASA
- a CDS encoding DUF7529 family protein — translated: MTTTDDASRWTELLEDAAAIAEEFRDNGWDAVVLEPEAVAPIDCEERTGFDVGVSDEEYDLVESLIDGGDVTVTAADVYYRPPESGDEGRIALVVERDENTETAVFVPLRYDLEDEATRSVFETALASEEVFVHVTPTEAAGATTDDEPANWVSFTHNDPSLFLEEADVRNW
- a CDS encoding lipoyl protein ligase domain-containing protein, translating into MRVLRGRAATIETDREISRRLLSLAADGEPAVRVWAPHRQVAFGRRDRRLEGYDCACERARAREFPPVERDVGGRAVAYDGETALAFARAEPVADFRCGTDDRYERATAAVEDALRSLEGSLDPVRGEPDDSFCPGTHSLSLPGVNDEPRKVVGIAQRVRQDAAVVAGIVLVANRDQLAAILESVYGALEVPFDPDTVGTVASASGPSDSAVVRAALEDALIGDAATVAIESVAASE